ATATCCCCATTCTCATCTTTTATGCATCTGTTAATGTCAATAAACGGCTTTTCCTGGGAAAGCGGTATCGATTCAAGATTGTAGTTTAGCAACCTGTTTCCGATATACTCAGTTTCTTCCTCTATCGGAGTTGATATTTTATACCTAAAGTCCATTTTCATCACACCTCTATAAATGTGAATAACATTTAACAAAAATAATTTAATATGGGGACCAGAGGGACAGGTCCACTGTTTCATAAAAATCAGACGGGATAAGGCACCTGTCCCCATAGGCAGCTCATCTTTCCTCATCGTTTAAATCTTCTATTTCACCAGCCGAATACCTTTTTTAGAATAATAATGCTTAATTGAGGTCACGAGCCACCGTCGCCGGATTACACGAAACATAAACAATCCGCTCCGGCTTCATCTCTAGCATCGCCGAGAGGGACAGGTCCACTGTCCTATATAAAATCAGACGGGACAAGGTACCTGTCCCTTTGTCCCTCTCAATGGTCATTAAAAAAGACTCCGGCTCAATACCGGAATCATCCATTAGCTGCTCAAATAAGGCACCCTCTTTTTAATTCTGTCCATTTTAATTGCGACTCTTTCCCCTTATTTATGTTATAGGTTTTCCATCAACTTTTTGTAGATGCGTTGGTAGTCATCCCTGTCGATCCCGGGAGCGAACTGCTCAGGAAGATCATCCAGGTCAGGGATCGGTGCTCCTTTTGGTGTCCCTTCGATTACTTTTAATTGTTCGCCGGTCTCCGGGTTGGTGCCCTTCCAAATCTGCTTAATATCCTTATAATCACTATCACTCCAAGTATATAAAATGTTATTTAATCCTTGTTCTTCATATTTGCGGGCATAATCAAATTGAGAATTATCCAAGTTGGGCACTGGCAACATTTTCTTCACATCAACACCGGTTACTATCTCGATTGCTTTGGCATAAGCAAGTGCATGGGTCCCGCCCCGAACAAGAAGGTAACCAATCATTTCACGAGCTGTAGGGTGATCAGTCATTTCGTAAACCCGCATTTTATGGGTGCGGGCTCCCAGCTCCAAGAAAAAGTTATGCATGAGGTCGAGCACCAGGTTTCCACTGTTAAAGACATAATCACCTGTCCAGGATTTACCCATTGAGTCCCCCGGCAGTGCTGTCTGAGCTGTGGCGATGAACTGGTACGTATTCCGTTTGTCCAGTCCGCCTCTTAGCGGTGTAGTGTCAGGATCTCCGGGGAAAGTGATTCCCCTTGTCAATAAGTTGATCGTGTTATTCACTAGCTCTACATGGCCAAATTCCTCTGCAGTTATACTGGCCACAAGGTCATAGAATGGTTTGAGCTTCTTTTTATTTCTGAATGCAAAGGATTGATACATGTAATTATTGAGTGTAGACATTTCACCAAAACGTCCCCCGAGCAATTCCTGGACTGCAGCCGCAGCATTAGCATCTCCATGAGCAGGTATCGTGAGCTCAATTTGCATACGGTCAATTCGTTTGAACATATCTTTCCCTCCTTACCCCTGGGAAGGTGAGACCCATACTATTTGTTGAGTTCTGACGAAAAAAGGAACTTGATTGACTTCGATAACAATATGATCAGGCATTACTGTCTGAAGCCTTCCCCTTAAAGACCCTCGGGTTGTTTCTACAACGATCCTTTTACCCTGAATGGACAATAATGTCTGGTAGACATAGGGATCGATCCAGGAAAGCATCGATGATTGCTGTTCGTGCATATGCTCAACCACCTCCTTGGCTCTAAAGGGATTATATGCACAGAATTTCATTTTTATTTCCTGTAACTTATATGTGGATAGTAAAACTGATTTAATAGTGCCTGTCACTTCTCGAAGTTTGTCGATATTCGACATATACCGGGAAGGTATAAAACGGTATAAAAGATCCCTGGCCCCGGAGCGTTATCGCGGCCGGGGCCAGGAATCTTAATGAGCATTTTAAGGGAGTAATACGATCTTCCCTACCTTCCCTTTATGTTTAAAATAAACTTGGGCTTCTTTCACTTTTTCCAAAGGAAAGGTCTTATCAATGACCGGCTTGATTTTGCCTTCGGAGACCGCTTGAAGCATTTCTTTAAATTCTTCTCTCGTCCCTAACACGGATCCATACATTGTAATATGTTTTAAATACAGCGTTCTAAAATCAAGATTTGTCTTTTGACCGCCGGCAGATCCGGAAATACAGAACTTTCCCCCTTTTTTCAGAACCTGAAGAGCTGCGGAAAACAAAGCATCTCCCACCACATCCAAAACCGAGTCGATCGGGCCGCCATTCACTTTTAAAATTTCTTTTTGTAAATTATCGGATCTGTAGGATAATACGTGCGCTGCCCCTAATTCCTTCATTCTTTCTTCACCTTCTAAATCGCCAATTATGGCAATAACCTTAGCTCCAAACACTTTAGAGGCAATTTGCACATTCAATGATCCAACTCCGCCGTTTGCCCCTGTGACCATAACTGTCTCGCCAGGTTTCACTTGAATTTGTTTGACCATATGCCATGCCGTCAACCCGCTTACTGAAAAAACGGCACTTTCCAAATAAGTGGAAAGGGGCATCTCAAAACAAAGGTCAGCAGGCCACACCACATATTCAGCATAACCCCCGTCATATTCCGACCCTATAAAAGACATGTCTTCAGAGATATGTTCAGTCCCCTCTTCTCCAGTGGAAGTGAAAGGGAACAAAACGACACTCTTTCCTGCCAGGGATTCATCTGCTTGGCCGCCAACTTCAACAATTTCTCCAGCTATATCTGATCCGGGTATACGCGGGAACTGAACCCCTTCTGGCCGCCAGCCGGACTTGGAATCGGTGCCATAAGCCCCTTCTCTCATCCAGATTTCCGTATTATTAATGGCACATGCCTTCACTTTCACAAGAACTTCATTTGCTTTCGGCTCCGGCCTGGGAATTTCGACTACTCTTAACTTGTCTACGTCCCCATACCCTGTGACTTGTACAGCCCTCATTACTTCATCACCTTTTCATGAATTTCAATTCTATTGTTATATTGCGCTCATAGGGTGTGAATGATTCGAGGGGCAGGTCCAATGTCCCAAAAAACCAAAAGGGACAAGGTGCCTGTCCCCCTTGTCCCCCATCTTTTCAATTGGCTCTGTTAAACGTTAGTGTTGATTTCCGTTGCAGGTACTCGCTTTCACCATAGGCACAAGTGCGACATCTGTTCCTGCTTCCCTCCGGTCGCACTCACAGTGTCTTCTTTGCCGCGGGGCGGGCGGTGAGCATCCTCATCGCTATCGCTCTTGCGGGGTCTCACCTGTCCCGCTAGTCCCGCCGGAGTCTCGCACCTTCCACTCCAATCAACTAGTGTAAAAATTAACAATGAGCTTTAACACAGCCTTTCAATTAAGCAGCCGGAGCTTTATCTTTATTTCCCTTCGTATGGCGTTTCCAGCCAAGAAGGAACATGACACCGAGCACGCCTAAAATCGCAGTAATGGCTAGCGTGTTCGATTCGATCAGTCTAATCAAGTTTCCAAGCACAATTCCGACTGCACCGAAATCTGCATCTCCAAATGTTGTGCCTTCAAATCCGAGAGACCCGAGAACCGGGAGCAGCAGGGCTGGAAGAAAACTGATGATGACTCCATTGGCCATGGAGCCAAAGACGGCCCCTTTTCGTCCACCGGTCGCATTGCCGAATACGCCCGCCGCTGCGCCTGTGAAGAAGTGAGGAACGAGCCCCGGGACAATCACTTTCAAGCCGAACAGCGGCAAGAAAAGCATGCTGACCAGGCCTGCAACAAAGCTGCTCAAGAAGCCGATAATCACTGCATTTCCCGCGAACGGAAACACAGCCGGGCAATCAAGGGCCGGTTTGGCATTTGGCACAATCCGGTCCGCAATCCCTTTAAATGCCGGAACAATTTCCCCCAGGAGCATCCGTACACCGGCAAGAATGATGTAAACCCCTACGGCGAAGGTAAGGCCTTGCATAAAGGAAAAGACAAGGAAGTTTTGGCCGCCGCTCAGTTCCGTTTCAATATATTGAGGCCCTGCAAAGAAAGCTACGACAAAGAATAACAGGACCATTGTGAGTGAGACAGAAACCGACGTGTCCCGTAGAAAACCTAAAGACTTTGGAACTTTCAGCTCTTCTGTTGATTTGGAATTTTTCCCGACAGCTTTTCCAACAAGCGCCGACACCAGGTACCCAACTGACCCGAAGTGCCCGACTGCAAAATCATCAGATCCTGTTATCTTTCTTGTGAACGGCTGCAGCATCGCCGGTGAAAGCACCATCAATGAGCCAAGGATAATGGAACCGATGATCACCATCGGAACCCCCGTAATGCCGCCCGTAACCAGGATTACCGAAATCATCGCTGCCATGAACATCGTGTGATGGCCTGTTAAAAAGATATATTTGAATGGTGTGAAACGGGCAAGTAAAATATTCACAACCATTCCGAACAGCATGACCATTGCTGTTTCCGCGCCAAAGCTTTCCTGGGCAAGGGCTACAATTGCCTCGTTGTTCGGAATAACGCCATCAACAGAAAATGCTTTGTTGAACATACTGCTGAATTGGCCCAAAGATTGGACAAGTACATTCGCACCTGCTCCGAGAATGACGAATCCCATCACGGTTTTCAACGTACCCGAAGTGACATCTGCGATATTCTTCTTTTGGATGAGAAGGCCGAACAATGCAAACAATCCCACAAGAATGGCAGGTGAACCTAAAATGTCCTTCATTATGATATCAACCACGTTATAACCTCCCAAATATATTTGCCTTTATTAAAATTAAACGTTCGCCTCCAACGCTTCACGCAATTCATTCTTGTCCATCAGGTTTTTGAGTTTCACTACATTCGGATGGACTTCCGCCAGTTTATCGACAATGTCTTCCGATCCGATGAAAATATCAGCCTGTTCCGTCTTTGCAGTGGAAAGGTCGGTATGGGTGACTTCCGCTTCCCTTCCCATCTCCTTCAAAAGTGCTTTCGCATTCATTTCGACGATCATACTGCTTCCCAGTCCATTTCCGCACACGACTATAATT
This genomic window from Bacillus marinisedimentorum contains:
- a CDS encoding PTS ascorbate transporter subunit IIC, with the protein product MVDIIMKDILGSPAILVGLFALFGLLIQKKNIADVTSGTLKTVMGFVILGAGANVLVQSLGQFSSMFNKAFSVDGVIPNNEAIVALAQESFGAETAMVMLFGMVVNILLARFTPFKYIFLTGHHTMFMAAMISVILVTGGITGVPMVIIGSIILGSLMVLSPAMLQPFTRKITGSDDFAVGHFGSVGYLVSALVGKAVGKNSKSTEELKVPKSLGFLRDTSVSVSLTMVLLFFVVAFFAGPQYIETELSGGQNFLVFSFMQGLTFAVGVYIILAGVRMLLGEIVPAFKGIADRIVPNAKPALDCPAVFPFAGNAVIIGFLSSFVAGLVSMLFLPLFGLKVIVPGLVPHFFTGAAAGVFGNATGGRKGAVFGSMANGVIISFLPALLLPVLGSLGFEGTTFGDADFGAVGIVLGNLIRLIESNTLAITAILGVLGVMFLLGWKRHTKGNKDKAPAA
- a CDS encoding YuzF family protein codes for the protein MSNIDKLREVTGTIKSVLLSTYKLQEIKMKFCAYNPFRAKEVVEHMHEQQSSMLSWIDPYVYQTLLSIQGKRIVVETTRGSLRGRLQTVMPDHIVIEVNQVPFFVRTQQIVWVSPSQG
- a CDS encoding manganese catalase family protein, coding for MFKRIDRMQIELTIPAHGDANAAAAVQELLGGRFGEMSTLNNYMYQSFAFRNKKKLKPFYDLVASITAEEFGHVELVNNTINLLTRGITFPGDPDTTPLRGGLDKRNTYQFIATAQTALPGDSMGKSWTGDYVFNSGNLVLDLMHNFFLELGARTHKMRVYEMTDHPTAREMIGYLLVRGGTHALAYAKAIEIVTGVDVKKMLPVPNLDNSQFDYARKYEEQGLNNILYTWSDSDYKDIKQIWKGTNPETGEQLKVIEGTPKGAPIPDLDDLPEQFAPGIDRDDYQRIYKKLMENL
- a CDS encoding PTS sugar transporter subunit IIB, with product MKKIIVVCGNGLGSSMIVEMNAKALLKEMGREAEVTHTDLSTAKTEQADIFIGSEDIVDKLAEVHPNVVKLKNLMDKNELREALEANV
- a CDS encoding GNAT family N-acetyltransferase — its product is MRKDELPMGTGALSRLIFMKQWTCPSGPHIKLFLLNVIHIYRGVMKMDFRYKISTPIEEETEYIGNRLLNYNLESIPLSQEKPFIDINRCIKDENGDIIGGILACSALWNILSIETLWVKEEYRNRGIANQLLDVVETEARKMGCHLAYLSTYDFQAKDFYLKNGYEIFGVLEDCPKDHKLYHLSKRL
- a CDS encoding zinc-binding dehydrogenase → MRAVQVTGYGDVDKLRVVEIPRPEPKANEVLVKVKACAINNTEIWMREGAYGTDSKSGWRPEGVQFPRIPGSDIAGEIVEVGGQADESLAGKSVVLFPFTSTGEEGTEHISEDMSFIGSEYDGGYAEYVVWPADLCFEMPLSTYLESAVFSVSGLTAWHMVKQIQVKPGETVMVTGANGGVGSLNVQIASKVFGAKVIAIIGDLEGEERMKELGAAHVLSYRSDNLQKEILKVNGGPIDSVLDVVGDALFSAALQVLKKGGKFCISGSAGGQKTNLDFRTLYLKHITMYGSVLGTREEFKEMLQAVSEGKIKPVIDKTFPLEKVKEAQVYFKHKGKVGKIVLLP